Genomic window (Phragmites australis chromosome 5, lpPhrAust1.1, whole genome shotgun sequence):
CTCCAGGTACTCCTTTGCAGGCTCCGTCCACTCTCATCTTCTCTCCTGCGGCCAAACTAGAGAGAGCAGTTTGTCTTCGCCATAGCCAGCCACATTGAGCTCGAGTCCGCTCCCAAATCCTTGGAGCACGGTGAGTTACTTACCAATTCCTTCTGTACAGGTGTTTCCATTGAGCCAGTACATCATATTGACCCTTCTTAGTTAGTTCCCTCGACAAAACACGTCGTGCCCACCATTTCCTCCCCCGCTGGTCTCTGCTGGCCGCCACTAAGAAGCTCGACACCGACGGCATGCTTTAGCGTTGCTCTACCCAATATGAGGCTGAGTCCAAGGAGGAACAGCGGCATGGGGCCGAGCAGCGGCCGAATGGAAGCGGCGGCCAAGTGGGATGTGTTATGCATGTGCTGTGGCGGCGGCCTTCGAGCCACCGCGTTTGCAGGTGTGCCGGCACTGCCCGGCGGGAGCGGCATTCGAGccggctcggatgccgctcccaCCGCCGCCaaatttttcccttttttattcCATGAAAATGACAATTGTATGGTGtgcacaaccggcactgatactagtcaagtatcagtgccgagtaaaaaGTGTTGGTTGAAAAATCGGTAGTGGAGccgtttttcaaccggcactgatgtgccCTTTTGCAGTAGTAGCTGGTGCACAACCACCTCCTCACGTATGCCAACGCGCTCGTCTTCGCGCTCATGGCCACCTACCTCGTCGTTGTCGTCTACCTGACGCTCAGGAGGGACACGGTGGTCACGTACGTGCTAGTGTCGGAGTGGGCTCAGGGACAGGTGGATGTGGGCAGACGCCCACTAGTCGATGCCGTTCAGGAAGGACCTGGCTAGCTGATGCCTCCAATAGTATGCATTTGGTTGGATGGCAATGATAGATAGGATACATCGTCTctgttttttaatatatttatttaagttaTATGTTTGATTGGATGGATAAGATGGGTTAGTTTTTTAACGAATAATAGTGGATAAGATGAGAGTAataactaaattatatctcttaattttaaataataatagttaacCATACAATGATCAACACGTACTTAAAGCTTATCAATGTTAATCTTATCGtagtaattactaattaacaacaaaataTGCTAATTACTACTGATCGTACTCTAATCGACACACAATGATGCATTAATAAACACGCTAATACTTAACCATCATAATCTCATAGtaataaatactaattagcAATACAACatgctaattatcactaattattttattaatgaTTGTGATTAGCCAAGATGGATGGGCTCATATGGCCAAAATGAATGGATCACTTCATCCAACATATTTGAAGAATATTCTCAAAAGTCAGATAGTCGCATCCACCCGCCCTTCAACTAAACATCTCAAAAATGTGGATGGTCTATCTCTCATCTAACCTCATCCttaccaaccaaacacaccctaattTACTAGTGATATTTCATATGCTCACTCATTGTCCTAGATTATCAGGCCTAGTGTAGCTAGACAGTTGGTCAAGTGTTGAGATCGTCTTTACAGTACTCTAGGTCTAGTTTAATTAGATAGTTAATCTATCTGCTATGATTTTTACATGATTTTTTCTCACTTAACTGAACAACTCAACTCGTCAGACTTTCTCTTATTTAATACAATATGCGGCTCTCAGAAAACTCATTGTACTGGATGTTCTGGCCTTCCGGCTGATATGTGATTTGCTGCTTTATTGAGTTCATTTAATAGTAGTGTTTGCTCGGTTGGCTTCAGGCTTGCGCTTCTTGAATCGAGCATTGCTTGGAATGGTAGCTTATTGGAGCGCTTCTTGAAGAACAAAATTTACAGTCTCCATCTCAGTGTCCTAACCCTTTTGATGTGAAGGTCCACATACTGGGGGTTTGAACTGGGCTGGATCTGAGTTGCTCCCAGGTCAAAAGCTTGGGCTGGACATTTGCACATAACTGCATCTACTAGATAGTTGGCGcattcctttcttttctttctttctttattcaTTCAAACGGAGGCAGCACAAGATTATTTGCAAACAAAGACATGGAGATGGAGTGCAAACAAGACAAATAAAGTGCAAAGAGTTCTCTTACAACGCGCTCAAATAGAGAACAAAATTTTAAAGTGAAACAGTTTATGCCCTAAAATGCGAGAGTTAATCTCTTAAGCGACATTAAACAGAAAATAAAGGTCAAATAACAAGTATCATCATTATCTCAATGCCTCGTACCATAATCTGGTTCATGTATTATAACTCATTGTTGCTATGGCCACCAGAGCAGCAGAGGCAAGAAGCAATCCAACTCGACAGTTGACTGTCTTTGTACTCCGGTGCATTTTTTATTACAAAAAGCAAGAATTGACTCAAGAGGTGTGGCTTACAGCACCGGTCTCCttaaaacaaaaatgaaaatcatgGATGGATCGGACGATTTGAAATGCCATGAGGATTGTCGTCAATCAAGCCTACAGGAAGTTTCTGATGTCCAATTTCCTGACATCAGGCATCTCCTCATCTTTAAACTCCTCCCTGGTAATAAAGCGCATCAGCGTGTCGCAACATAACACATGCACACCGATTATAATCTCTAGTGTATATAAACTAAATATCAGTCTGCTAGCTGTGTTGATTGCTTTATGGTGGAAGTTGTCTCCAGAGGTTTATAACAACTGCCATTTGAGGTACCATTCAAGCAAATAATGGATTATTAGTCTATCAGTTAAGAGATGTACCTCTTTAGTTGAGTCTCCATTGCTTCAATACATTCCTTCTTAAGTTCCGTCAGCTCACTTTTGGCAATTTCCATTTCAAGCTCTTCCTCAATCTTGGGAAGATCCTCCCTCCGGATGCCAAGGCTATTTCAAGAAGAAGCAAAATAAAAACATGTGAATGACATGAACTATAATGACATATGACAGGTAAAGGGTGCACAGCAAAATGCAAACAAAAAGGTCCCCTATATGAGCTTTGTTTTGCACAGGTGTGGATCAGGCTTAATCTCTGCCTAAGAAACAAGCCCTAGACCAACAAATCCCAACAACCGATCAGGATTGCCTATACTTAAATACAAGTAACAGTGGGCCATGCCAAACCGTGGTCTTTGCAATATGAAACCAGACAATCCTAACAGATTGACCAGACAATTTACGCATTCTTTGTGAGAGATTTAAATGTTATAAGATGTCTCCGTTGTTACATGAAGAGCCATTCGGGTCATGGCGTGCATTGTGGTCAAGTATTCAACTGCGGACTATCCAGAGCCTCCAATAATCAGTATAAGCAAAGATGAATCTTGAGCGAGTTAGCGATTAAAATCTCCAGTACTCAGATTAACAATCTTGTTAAATAAAAATACGCTATTGAGATGAGGATACAGATCTTGGCATACTTTTTGTTTATCTTGTCGAACTCTGCCAAGAGGATAGCCATATTCTTCTTGTCACTCCTCAAAAGTGGCTTCTTAATATCCTTTTCAATCTTCTCAAGAGCTTCCATCATCAGAGGCTCGATACCAAGATGATCTATAAGGCCACTCCTGTATCATAGAACACaataagaaaagaaatagtTACACAAGCAATCAGTGATAAAATGTTGTAAGATGTGCCAAAGTAAACTGCTATTCCGTACCTAAGAAGTGTAAcactttctctttttttttttaaagtacgAGTACATGCAAGAGAAGAAATGAATAAGAAAAGAAACTGTATTTAGCCTATGTGTATCATCTCATTAAAATGAAAGAGCATGCAGATTTAACATCAAGAAGAAAGccttttgtcccaagcaagcTGGGGTAGACTAGAGAAAAGACAAGGAAAACTTATCAAGGTATATGCATGAGATGCAAAAACATGTAgatttcaccaaaaaaaaaaaaatcaagcagCAGCATTAAGCATATTGGAAagcataaataaatattatgcaATAATGGAAATAAATGTACTTTGTTCTGATCTCCTGAAGAGTATTCAGGTAAGTCCGCGCATCAGGGATTCCCTTGGTAAAGGTATCAATAGTATATTTAATTCTTTGAGAATCAGAAAGAAGATCTGCCCTGCATTTACCAATAGGAGCATAATCAGGTCAGTAACAATGAGCTTAAATGAATTTAcacaaaataaagtgaatgCTTATTTTAAGTATCAGATTTATGCTCGAATTCATTTTACAAATGTGATTTCAAACAGATCAAGCACAAAATAACAGACCAACATCAACCAAAGTCGCAGATAGGTGCACAGGCAAAACCTCATCATTAGGAAGTAATCCTGAAATTAAAATGCTTTGTTTCACTGATATTGCAATAGTACACTATAGTGTTCGCTGAATAAAACTTTTAGAAACTCTTGAATTACCAACTATCACCACATCCGGAAAATTTTGTCAAAACAAAACACAATAGTAAAGTAAAAATGAAGGAAATACAGTGGTAAGCTTATGACCATGGAATACATGTATAGTCATACAAATTGTCTTACTTTTCCCTTACAGTCTTCATAACTTGGGCATAGCGAGAAACTGCCGCTGGGTCATCTGGATCGATTgtgatcttttcctttttcaggACACCAAGGGCCGTCTCAAACTTCTTCTTTACCTCAAAGAATATGCCCTTCAGCAGGTCTTGATAACATAGAAAAGGAATAAAGTTAGGACTATAAAAATTAAACACCTCTTAAGAGAAGTATGCAACACATAAAAAGCATTGCTCTGAACAGTTTCCCTATAACTAACAAAAGAACCCATTATCCAAAATAGACTCTAACGTTATGAATGCCAACAGAAATTCAAATCGACAGCATACATCACATCTTCATGGAAAAGCACAAAGTGAATGATCCAGCATTGAAGGCACAGCTTAGTCATGACAGGAATATTCAATAAAATGATTTACTCTGCTCATAGTGTTAACTCGAGAGGATACAGTACCAAAAACATTTTTTCTGCTGCTCTATACGATCATCTTACAACAAAATAGTTCAAGATGGGTTTGTTATGATTTACAGCTTTATGAGAATTACACatgcattaagcagttattgtTCAAGTATATAACACATTGCTGCGAAACATTTATGATGAAGAAAGTTTCTTAACCCGTAAAAAAGCTAATTTATACACAAACAGCAAAAATGTGAGACATACCGTCTCCACTGACAGGACGGTCAGCCGGAGCTGCATCCTTGGCATAGGAACGAACTTGATTAGCACCTCCATTCACAAAAGCAGCCTGAGCAGAATATAGCTGCAGGAGCATCAACAAATGAACTGAGTATCATAAACATAGCTGGAAGTATGGGAAGTGGCAGAAACAGACCATGCTAAAACTAAAAAGCTCCACAGTGGAATCTCATTGACCATGGGTGCATTCacagaaaataaactaataacTCCATAGTCTTATATTTTACTAGATTACAATGACAAAACGGAACAACATGTAGGATCAACGAAGCGATATATTCACAAGTAGAAGTTAACATGCTTGCTAGTTGTTATCATGTCAATTTCAACAAGCCACTAACCGCATAACATATACAGAGCTCAAAGGCAATAGAAATTCAGAAGACATGTAGGATTAAtaacatttgtatggacaggATACATTCAATCCGAGGGATTCTGCATGCTCAGAGCTAGCTAAGCGATGGGTACCAAACGTGGTTTCATGTGATGCTAGATCTACGAAAATGTCAAAATGGGAAATTGCATTGGGACTGAAAGAATCTGGAGTTGTTGTACACAAGACACTGCCTCGTCTCGTCTCTTCGCCGCCTCCAATTCCCAATTCAG
Coding sequences:
- the LOC133918303 gene encoding probable ATP synthase 24 kDa subunit, mitochondrial; amino-acid sequence: MALAARLVSRSRQLYSAQAAFVNGGANQVRSYAKDAAPADRPVSGDDLLKGIFFEVKKKFETALGVLKKEKITIDPDDPAAVSRYAQVMKTVREKADLLSDSQRIKYTIDTFTKGIPDARTYLNTLQEIRTKSGLIDHLGIEPLMMEALEKIEKDIKKPLLRSDKKNMAILLAEFDKINKNLGIRREDLPKIEEELEMEIAKSELTELKKECIEAMETQLKREEFKDEEMPDVRKLDIRNFL